The following nucleotide sequence is from Pithys albifrons albifrons isolate INPA30051 chromosome 2, PitAlb_v1, whole genome shotgun sequence.
CGATGTCCCTGCAGGGGTTTGGCATCGGCATCGCCGACAGCTGCCCCCACCGGGATTAAACTTCGGGTTTCGCGGGAGCGCCGCCGGAGCAGCGGGAGCGGCCCCACGTGAGCGCGCGTGTGCCGTGCGGCGCTGTGGCCGCCGCAGCCTTCACAGTGCCGTCATCTCCGGGCTGGAGCGGACGGGAGGATCCCGGTTGGTCCCCCGCGCCTTCCCGCGCTCGGGGCCGGGATGGGCCGGGCCGGGATGGGAAAGGGGCGCGCGCtggggcgcggggcggggcgcgggcgggGCGCGCGCCGCACTTTGGCGCCAACTGCACGGGTCGGGGCGGGCCCTGCGCACGTGACGGCGGCGAACGCGCCGCGCGGCTGCGCCCGTTGGCTGCGGCGGCCCCTGGGCCCGCCCCGGTCCGGCCTGCGACacccgcggcggcggcggctctgCCCGTGCCCCGATCCGGCTCTGCCCGTGCCCCTGACCGGTGAGTGCTCTGGCCCTGCCTACCCAGGTCCACCGCACGGATCAGCACGGCACTGCTCTCCCCGGGCTGTGCCGAACCGGTCCCCCCCGGCACAGCCTGCCCGGCCCGGTCCGGCCCGCCGGCCGCTGCGGGAGCCGCCATCGGCGGCGCTCCCGCCTTGACCGCCGAGAGGTTCGGAGCGTCTCCGCTGCGGTGAGAACGGGGGCGGGCgggagccccttccagcccgtGTAGGGAGAGCAAGGCCTGGGCAGTGAGCAAGGGCCGCTGCCTCTAAACTGGCTGGCTGCTGCTCAGCGCTGCTCCGCGCCTCTGCCTGTCCCCCCTTAACCTGTCCCATCCTCGCCTTAGCCTGTcgtctcccccttcccccttaGCATGTCGTGCCCCCTCCCCCCCCGCCTTAGCCTGtcgtccccccccccccccccgccttaGCCTGTcgtcctccccctcccccttagcctgtgccccccccccctTAGCCTGtcttcctcccccccccccccttagcctctccccccccccccccagcctgtcctgtccCCTCACTGCCCTTAGGTTGTCCCCCCAAGCCTGcctcctctgccagctccctctgctcctttctgctTTGACTGATGTTATCAGATACGGGGGAAGCTGCTCTTAAATGGTCAGTAGAGAAGAAATCAGAATTATTAATTCAGTTTACTTTGACTGCTTAGTATGCAGAATCAGGTAACCTGTTCATCGAATGCAGTGCTTCTTTTCGTATCAAATTTTCTTTGTAAGAGCTCTAAGGTACAGCTAAATGTCTTCAGAATGCTTATTTAGAGAGCAGATAATTTTGTACTTTTCttgaaaagtgcatttttttgtGTTGATATAAGagttttctctttctatttttgGATTTCATTGAAGAAGGGCCACAGGCAGCTCAGGTGTAAATCACTTATTTCAAGATGCTTCTGGTTTATGTTGTTGTTCTAAAATTGCCAATTAATTGGTTTTCTTTGCTCTGATATTTCACTCCTAGATGGGGAAGCCATAAGGGAGTTTGTATCATGGCAGCGGGTAAGGATGGACTGGCACTGTTAGATGTCTGCTACAGTGGTAAGATGTGTTAATTACTCTCTGGATTGCAGGGAATCAAGGCAAGCAGACTTATCAAAATACACAGGTCCAAAAATAACTTAGGAAACAGATTTCAATTTGGGACAAATACTGATGAGCTTCAACTGTAATTAAATGTCTGTAGCTCAGAATCATTGTAAGCCACATCCCATTAGTTTGTATTTAAAACTGTGTACCGTGCATTTCTGGAATGTTTTGAGGGAGTGTCTGGAACTGTTCTCTCCCCTGTGTTTCCTGATGTGTAAGTTGCTCTTTGCTATACCTTAGTGAAGTTTCCATATGAACAGTTAGGGGAATGGCTCTTTTGTGACCAATGTAGTATCTGCTGTAGTACCTGTAATTAAGGTGCTCCAGCTCCAAACCTGGTTGATTTGTCATGTATTTGTGAGATTCTGAGCCTCAGAAGGACTGTCAGTATTGTTATATTTCTTCATAGAAATAATGTGTGTTGCAGAACCGAAGGTGTTCACATAGAGGAGACAAGAGTGATAAGAGACAttggagaaagacatgaagagacTGAGGAGATTTAGATTAAAATAGGTTTACAGAACCAGTTAGTGTGTGAGTAGATGGCAATCCTAAAGCAAATTATTTGAATTATGATACAAACTGCTATAGTACTTTGTGTTTATAGGAAATGCTCCTTTTAACAGGAGTGGTTTTATCATagcaattttttcatttttggttttgagttGTATAGCTTTTGTATTCAGTGTAGTctagaaaacaatttaaaatttagATTGTTTActtaatttataattttaaaatttatttgtacCTAAAGGTATATAATTTACTTTGTGCACAGTTATCGTACTATTTAGGAACTGATCTTATAAGATTGTCTTTGCTTTCTGATAACTAAAGATCTTTTCTCTGCAGGATAAAAATTCCCTGATCTTTTGCTAGTCTGTGCTATTACTTTTACTGTTCTCTACTGCTCTAGGATCACAGCTGTGCTTCATGGGAAAGGTAGAGGTTGGACTTTACTAAATGAttactttggctttttttttttctttccactgcttTAACTGAAGCTTCCCCCTTCAAGGAAGGTGATGACAACTCAGTGGATATCTATGATGGCTTGGACAGCAGTTTGTTGGTTTCTGGTAGGTTGAGTGTGTCTTGCTGCATTATGGAGTCTCTGCTTCTTAGGCTGATTTCAAGTAAAACAACATTTAGCTTTAGCTTTGAGGTACTTCTTTAAAttcaaaacacatttgttaGACTGTATAAATGCAACAGAGAATTCTTAAATCTATCAGTTGAATGAATGAGAGACAGTTTTCCTGTGATACTGGCTGTTTTAAGAGACTCGAGAATATAAAGAGGTACAGAGAATTCTTAACTGTTCTATCTGTGCCTTGATGCATTTTACCTTGGAGGAAGcacatttattttgtgttttttgaaGCTTCTGTACCAGAACCAGCAGTCACTGATCACTAAATTTCCAGTGAGAGATCTAAACCATACTTTTTGTGTGATACAGTATGTTCAGGAGATCCTTTTAACCTGTCACTTTCCAAGTAATTTGACATGCTAATTTCACTTCTGAGCAACTGTCTCAAGAAATCTCAGTGCACATTATTGCAACATATGTCACAAGCATGCAATAGTTCTTTAGTTTGTGTGGTTTTACCTTATAAGTacaaaaagtaaaagcaaagtGCTCAGAAAGTGTAGACATTGTACACAATGCAGTATAGCTAGAAAATACCTGTTTCCTTACAtaattgatttttcttgttCAGACAATTTTGCGCCAAAGTCTACACCATCTAGAAACAGCTTAAATTTATTTGATGAGGTATTAATTGAAGAAGGGACTGCAAAGAAAGCATCCTACAATGAGGTATGTATTAATGCGAAGAATAATTCTGGGTTTTTCTTTGttccaaattttcttttgtaaagtGCAGAAAATGTTATTAGCATGATCACATTGTTGGTAAAATAGGccaattgtttttaaataagtaaaaaCCAGAGTGTGCTAATAAACTGTTATGTCAATAATTTCATTAGAATAAGTGACTCTGCCACTCTGTGACATGGTCTGTTATCACTTTGAATGCAGTTTGTGTATCAGGCACATTATAGGAAAATGTATTGTAACTTCTGTCTAGTCAAGTATCTGTTCAGATGTCTGATACAAAGCTGGTCTTGACATTTTGCCCAGCAAATTTTACCAGAGTAAAGCACGTAGGTTGTGGATTTCTCTCATGTTAAATTCTGTCCTTGAGACTAAAGACAGCCATGCAGTGGGTAACTGCTTCCAGCACATCAGCACAACCCTTACTTCTGTGGCACCACCTGTCCTGAACATTATGACACATGGAAACAACGTTAAAAAGACAGGACATCCACATATGTTGGAAGAAGCAGGAGCAAAACCTCTAGAAGTCTGCTGAGTGGTGTCACTTTGAAAGTTTGAGAGCAGTTGACTGTTTGAATGGAAAGTTGTCCATTCATCTGTGAAAGATTTGCCCCTACCTAGTTTTAAAGAACtcatgcaaaattaattttatttaattttgtgatCTTAATAAGATCATGCCCTTTGCAGTCTTTTTGCAGTCCAAGTTTGTTTGTAGTagctttttgttgtgtttttccttATCTGTTTTGTGTTACATAAAATCTGACAAGCAAGTCCCCATCTGTTTGGCTCTCAGAACTCTTGGTCCTTGATAATTGTGTCTTCAATTTCACGATAATATGGCttcctgttatttttcattactgttAGGCAAGCACACATACATTTCCTCTTACCTGACTGTTTGTGGTGCTTTGGAGACTTGTATGTTTACCAGTTGGAGCATATTGAAGCCTTTTGTTTTAATATGGCTTTAATATGTTACTTTGGGGGAAAACAGTAATATACACTACTGTGTTAACTAACTATAAATCTAGAGAAGGAAGTTTTCTCTATAATTAACATTTTCTGCACTTTTGTGATgtgatttcttctctctctgacaGTTGCAGGCAGAATATCGAAAATGTCAGCAGCAAATTAAAGAGTTGTTgaagaaatttaaagaaatacaggCACAGGTATTGTAGTTCAAAGGGAAACATTGTCAAGATTTATATAAAGAAAATGGAATGTTGTTTTGGGAAGGCAATTTCATATGCTCTCCAGACTTGATCCATTATGGGGTTTGTAGGGTGTTCTGTAGGTGCCAGGAACTTGGTCTGCCTAGGATGGTTGCTGGGATAGCCTGCTGACAAAATCAGTAGGTACTTTGTTTCATAATGTCATATGCAGTAATACTTGATTTGCTTAAAAACTGTCTTCTGTCTTACTTAGAAAACAAGCATGTCAGATGGATAGTTGTCAGAAAGGTACCCAGTATTCTTGGGGTTTTAATGCACCAGGGAGAGTGTTGCAAAGGTTCTTCAGATGTCATTAGAGCTGGAAGAGGATGTCTGTGTTGCTTTGAACACAGTGCCATTTTGCTAAGTCTGAACTGCTCTTCAGCTTGAGCTACTGATCCCCTTCTGTGCCATTCTGTAGAGAGAATTATTTGGGGCAGTTCTGCAGTGTACTGTACTGCATATTACAGGTAAATCCCAAAGGTTCTGTGCTTTGTAATGgcaagcagctgctgccctttgACACTTCTGGATTGTTTTCTGCAAAACCTGTCTGCTTTTCTGAGCAGGCCATGCAAAGGACAATTATCAGGAGAAAGAACTATCTCCAGGATTGACAGTGAGGGTTCTGGAACATCCTATCTAGAAATTTTATAATAATAGAGCACCCAAAGTTGGTTTTGATACCTTGAAAGAAATGCTCTTGCACTCTTTCTCTGAAAGTGTTGTTTAAAAGCTACATCTTTCCTTTGACACAGTAgccaagaaagaaataaatgtgtaaCAGAATGAAGCAAAGGGGTGGTTTATAATTTTTTAGCTCTGTGGTGACTTGGTTTGTGGcacatttcagttttgttaAACTGCAtgcttaaaacattttaaataattaccAGGAACACAAACGTGAGCATAAAAGTGAGTGATGTTAAAAACACCAAATTCTTTGGATCTCAGTAATTCTGATTTCTCTGAGTTTGTACATGTTGTGCTGTCAGTTTGCAAGTGATGGGATGCTTTTCTAGTGGTTGTCTTGCACTGTTTTCCTTATGTTTGGATACCCAAGATAATTCttggtttttctctctctcttgcttcTGTTCTCtatacatttaaaatagaatGTCTTTCTCCAGAATGAAAACCAAGCTctcaaaaaaaatatttcagcccTTATCAAAACAGCAAGAGTGGAAATTAACCGTAAGGATGAAGAAATCAGTAATCTCCATAAAAGGTACAAATAGGCAGTGGAATAATTGTCTGATCATGTTTATATACTTGTTAGaaatttttgtgtgtattttaagaaaaattaatgaaaaaaatcattctcaGTAAATAATGGTGTGATTTAGAAACGGTAAAGTGAGAGGAATTATGTAAGGATCTTCTTTGCCTGATGAGGTCTTTGGTTTATTATAAGAAACGgaaaaggaaaccaaagttTTGACCATTTGTACaaattttggtttgtttctttttgtttaattgcCTGTTCATCTAACAGTGTGCATGTTTCAAAGCAGACATGATATTACCCAGTTCAGCTTCAAAATTAGTCTGTTTTATGGCCTCAGACATGAATTCCATGAAATTTTTCAGACAACAAATGAAAGTAAATAGATTGTATAATGTTTTCATGACAAGAGATGAAATCGCTGTCTCCAGTGGTGGGGGGAATCACAACTAGAGAATTCTTGGTTATTTCTGTGTACTACTAATCTTACAGCAAGGACTTGAAAACAGTCAAGTATGGATGGGAAAGTAACTGAGAGTGTGGTTTCTGAACCACGTGAAACCAGAGCAGGGGGCCAAGATTCAGGACTCACCGCTCGTCACAAATCACCTTGTGTGACATCAGCCACATCATTGTTATGTTTGTATTTTAGTTGGACCATCTGATATTTTTTTGCACCAAAAGGTGTCATAAAGAAGGGTCATTTGACATTTACTGTGCTAAACACAGTATGGATATTAactatgcaattttttttttctaaatacagaaaattaccAGACACTGTCTGATGGAGTTCAAAAGGTTTTAACGTGTGTAATTCTGTCAAGTGATTGGCTTTGACACAATAGCTGTCATTTTCACACCCTTGAGTGCAGTATTCtgaattttcaattaaaatgttggaaaaatatttaattgtttTGAATGTTTGACCTCATTAAAATACTTTGCAAGCTCCATTGCAATACCATCTGAAGGTGATGAAAGTTTATGAACAAGATATTCAATGTAGTTATTTGAGAAGCATCCATCATGGAAAATTGTGGGCAAAGTGGCACTCTTAGAAATGTGCCATATCTGCTGCATGGTTTATAATGAATTAGCTTGTCTTAAGCAATGCACCCATCTGTAAAGACTATTTCAAAGTTAATATCTCTGCAGGAATTGTTTGTGCTtatgtcaaaaaaacccccaaacccccaacaataaaaacccccaaaccagatGAACTCCACTTGGATACAGTTACATTAATCACACATGGATGTAGATTTAATAGCTAGCCTGAAGCACAGCAAAAAGTTGTCAGTATCAATGAAACAGATCTAAGAAGAGGTTTTGTATTACAACAGCTGCAATTTTGTTCGGGTTCAACATTCAGTTCACATCACAATCTCACACTTTTGAAGCAGAGCCAGTTTAATAAgctatttgttttaaatttaaatatattggCCCATGGGAAGTGTTCAGTTTTATAAAGCAAAATCAACTATATTTTGTATTGGAGAAAAATAGTGAATTATTTTGTACTTGAATTGATTCCTTACAACTGGACACTGAATCATCACAGAATTTTGGGCCAAAACTAAATGTCTCTGTAGCAGCCACTTCATCCTTGACTCTAAAATGGAGCCAGACCTTTATTGGTTTGCTGCCATCATTTGTTGGTGTgatttctatttccttttgtATGGATAAGATACAGTCATTCCTTCTATATAGTGGAGAGTATATAAGAAGATTGACATTgtcatgttattttttaatgaaatgttttgttgaATATGGTAGAAAAgtgtctgtttcttttttggattttgttgtgttgggttttagtttttttaatagTATACTAACTGATGCATTTTATCAGTAAGGAGTAGGAGTTTAGCCATACAGGCTACGTGTGCCCTTCTgaaactgaatttctttttttaatttttagtatgATGACCTTTCAGCAGTAGCATGTGGCCCTGATGAGGCTGGATTATCATAATTTACTACTTGTTTTCTGTAGCTTGCACCAACTTCCAAACATGGTAGTTTATTTGCTTATTGAGTAAACACAGTCACATTATACCTATTCTTTTGGTTGCCAGTTTAACAAATAGTAAACTATTCAACTGCTGGATtttatgttgttgttgttgatattattattgttgttgttgttgttgttgttgttattgttactATTTTACGTCACTAATTTTGTAAAgaacagctattttttttcctggggagaAGCTCTTTGTAATGCTGGATAATGAAATAGTGATTAGAATTACTGAAGTGGCTAGTTAGACACAATACAGTATTTTCCCACAAATCTTGcttgatctttctttttctttagaaaaaattCCTTTAGAAAATACGTGTATaaattggttttttttgttgtgtgctGATGAAAGTTATTAAACGTCTTTTTTTattccacatttttttctgaattgaaACTGGAAGAGTTAACAATTGTTACAGATATATGGATTCATTGCAGTTCAGCTTTAGTtatgtttaaataaatttgaaaataacataaataactttttttctaaacagaCTATCAGAATTTCCCAATCACCGAAGTATGTTTACCAGAGCACACCTTCCAGAATCAGCTAAAACAAAGGATTCCAAATTCAAACCTCCTGATTCCAGTGACAGTATAAAGATGGAACACAGACTGCAAAATGACTGTTCAAAAGATGCATACCACAGTTACTCAGCTCATAACACAGACACTGGGAAGTCTGGctctgaaaaaagaaacactcCGTATTTGCCCAGGTACCCTCCTGAAGAGCTCTGCAGTGATGGCACTCATACATGTCCACTGAGCTATGACCCTGCTTCCAACACAGataacagaaaggaaagaaaagaaattaaaagtaatGAACAGTGCAGTAGGGGAAATGTCACCAAATACAAAAGAGAAGTATATCAGACCACTGGAAatgatggtgacagtgaagagGCGAATTCAGATCCTCACCAGAAGCTGAAAACCCTTCCAGAGAAGGCTAGTAAAAATGAGTTGCAGGAAAAAAGTCAGAGCATGAAACTTAAATGCAGTCCAAGTGTAGAAAGAAGAGTAGAAAGAGGTGTTTCTTCCTGTGAGAAACAAACAGCTGGCAAAGACAGATTTCAAACAAGAGGTGAATTGTATGCTTATGAGAGATTACCAAATGCATTAATAAAAGACATTAAAACACATGAGGAAGGTGAAAAGCACGGGGGcctaaaaaataaaccaaatgaAAAGCTGCAAGAACATCCAAGGAGATCTGGAAGGGGAAGCAGTCCACGCTTGAAGAATGAACATTCAAAGAGTCTTCATGAATCACGTAAATGTCACGTGGAAGAGTCTAGAAATGTAAAACATATTGACAGCAAGAGAGACAGGGGAACAGATGATCATATCTCTCGAGAAGGAAAGACTTCACCTTCTACTTTGAACAGCAGAGAGCATAAATACGCACActtgaaggaaagcagcagtagATATGAATGGGAAACAGCACATTCGAAATCAGAAAGACACAGGACcgaagagaaaaggaaaagagaggatCAGGATGAAAATAgacattttagaaataaaaaaaaacttgcAAAAGAATTTTCTCAACAGTCTGTAAAAGACTCCAAGAAAGACACAGATGTTACAAGAAGTGAGAGAAACAAATTCTGTAAgctgaaagaaacaaagaaagtaaCAAAGAGCTTAAAAGCCCGTAAAGTTCCCAAAACTAAACGTAAACACACTGGGACAAAAAACAAAGACTTAAAACTTAGCTTTATGGAAAAACtaaatttaattctttctcCTACTAAGAAACAATGTCTCTCTGCAACAAATGGACTTAAAAGACCTTCCCAAAAGGCCACTGACGAGGCAGGAACAGAGCTCACTCTGCAAGCAGAACTCTTGGATTCTGCCCACACTTTAGACTGTGGTCCCACAAAGCAAACTCATTCCACAGTACAAGTTCTGGACACTGAAGCTCAGAGCAACATGGAACTAGCACTGCCTGTTTTTGTCAGCTGTGAAAGTAAAACCTTGAaagtagcagcagcagatcCAGCACAGTCTGAAGTGCTGCCAGCAGTGGCAGCTGATGAACTGCTCTCAGGAACTTTGCCAGAAGCTGAAGTGGGTCATGTACAGCCCCAGGCCTTACCAGGAGCAGTAGAGGTGCTGGTTCCTGGTGAGGTGCAGGCTGACATGTCAGAAGCTGCAGAGGTTTGTGATCTGGTTGAATCGGAAGCCTCAGTGACAGCAGTGGCAGTCACGGGGCTGAACCACCTTGAATCTTTGCCGCTGGAGGTGACAGAGTGTGAAAACTTACCTGGGACAGTGGATTTGATGCAGGATGAtaatgaagcagcagcagaaatggcACAACTTGAACCGGCCAGTGAAAGTGTGGGAGCCCTTCCAGAGtcagcagcagagaagaaagaggaagatggAATAAGGCTAACTGCTGACATAGAAAGCTCTGCAGGCCAATGTGGCTCTCAAAATCTTACCTTAGATGACTCAGAAGCCAGAAGTGACCTGGAGTCCTCTGCTGTTGCAGATGGtattaatgaaacaaaaccaggctCTTTAATGGAAGTAATGAGGGACAATGATAATTTGGCTGCAGAGACTGTTACATATCCCATTGAGGAAAAGGGTATCTGTGAAATGAGTATGAGTACATCTCAGTCACTGGACAGAACTATGCTAACTGATAAGGATGAACCACTAGTTGACCAGAATGCTTGTGATGTAGAGCCAGACCTAACTCACACCAGTACAGCAACAGCTTCTTCTCTCAGTGGTGAAATGTATActataaataaagaaaaagaaaccaaccgAGTTCCTGTTGATGATGACAGCTCGATACTGAGCATTGATCTCAATCACTTGAGGTATATTCCAAAGGCAATCAGCCCACTGAACAGTCCAATGCGCCCTTTGGCTAAAGCGCTGAAGATGGAAAGTCCCTGTAAAGGCCTTGCGAAGACTTACAACAAAGGTATTTAGTATGTATGCTAATTTCCACATAAAGGCTTAGAAGCTCCACtcagggaaagcagaaattacTTCTTTTAACTATTTTCTCACGAGTATAAATTGCTGCTTCTTAAGCTGTGTGTCTCAGCGGTCCTTTTTGTTTCTAGTGGAACTGTTTAACCCTGCAGCCAGGATTGTAGCCATTTGAATATTTGAGCTGTGTAAATTGGAGCTGGTCACTACTGGCAGATGACTGGTTGAAATAAGAGTTttgtattattaaaaaatgcatgtaGGTTTCTCAATTGTGCCTAGTTTCAAGTAGATGTCATTaagtttttctctgaaattgTGGAGGCAAAAGTTACTTAGGATCATATGCCTGGAAGTATTTGTGAGAAACCTAACGAGAGTTCTTGAGAGTTAATTTCTGAGCTAAGAGAACGCTGTGCTCTACATctgaattattttcagtgtgaattttcatatatatgtaattttgtGCTTGTGAACCAGTCAGTGGGGAAAGTAATGGAACAAATAGAGCATTAGGTTTTGTCATTAATGAAAAGCTAACTTGCAAAAAACATGTCAGGGAGGTATAATAAAATGACAGCATTCACAGGAAGAGAAATAGGTGACCCAAAGTTTAAATTTTGGGTTGTATGAATTTAGGTCTCCCTTATAATGTCCTGCTGcgactgaaaaaaaatgtcttgGAAGTTTAGATTTCTTACTAGAATAGAAATGGTAGGATGGTATTAAAATCTGTTTTCGTGTGTTTCAGAGCATAATCCTTTACAGGTTTATTAAAACATTAGTGGTAATTTGttctcattttggttttttgtgaaACTCTTAAAAGAAAAGCCACCTATTGTATGTAAGTGTTAGTCCATAATTATGTGACAATTACAATTTAGCTTGTGCAGTGTTCAGAGAATTTGttaaattgaaagaaattcaAAACTGGAAACTGCtatatttttctggttttgatggATGTAATTGTGTAATAGTTCATGTGTTTGGTGAAATGTTGAGGTCCTTTGAAGTTCAAAATTTGCTTAAAATAAACCTTGATTTGCCCTTTAAacctaaataaaaaaacctcttaAACTAGCAGCTGCTGAAGCAAACCATCCAAACTTGTTGTAGCTCAAACTTCCTGCCAGTTTCAAACAATTTTGAACAGTCAGTTTACAGAAGAGAATCTTCCaggtttttctgaaaaataactgtTTATAATTGCATTCTTTATGGTGATTCacaaattgttttccttttatagaTTTAATCCCTGAAAATACAGTTGTCATCTGTCCATCAAAGAATTTGTCAAAGGAggtaaacaaagaaaaccaaaagccAGCTAGCATGTCTGATGAACACTTAGAGATGGAGTCTCACCTAAGTATCTCTTCAGATGAACTAGAAGAAGGAGAGATCATAAGTAGCGATGAAGAAAAATCTAAACCAGAACGAGgctctgaaaatacagaaaagtcaAGACCAAAAGCTTCTTCTGAGACACGAAATCCGACCAGGAGTCCACAGAATCAAAATAGCAAAACTGTGCGTTGCAGTGAAGATAatggaaaatgtgtttctgtgaaagTAAGCACACGGAAGAATAGAGAGAGGCATAAAAGTCAGACTTTCCGATCTTCAAAGGATATGAAGAAGAACAAAACTGTGAGCATTGCTTGTCTTGAAAAAATAGTTAATGTTATTGTTGAACCTTCAAATATACAAGAAATCATGCAGATGCTAAGAGCTGTACGGAAACAGATGAGGAAAAGTTACATGAAGTTCAAGGTACACTTCCCAGTTCagcattttcacagaattatagaatctgGGATCATAAATTTTACAGCATTAATAAGATACTTGAACTTTTCTAAGATGTGTACGTTAGGTGATACATTGAAATTGAGTATCTGTGATATTATAGAGTCCAAacttaaaaaagttaaaaagaatgCAATAGTGGACCGTCTGTTTGAACAGCAAGTATCAGATATGAAAAAGCAGTTGTGGAAATTTGTAGATGAACAGCTTGATTCCTTATTTGAAAAGATAAGGAGAATTATAATAAAGCTATGTGATGTGAGAAATGGCAGTGAGGAGGGAATGTTCGAAAGGGCAGGAAAGCAAAACCACAAGATCGGTCATAAAAATGATGTTCAGAGATCTAGAAAAAAGTCCCT
It contains:
- the CASP8AP2 gene encoding CASP8-associated protein 2 isoform X2 produces the protein MAAASPFKEGDDNSVDIYDGLDSSLLVSDNFAPKSTPSRNSLNLFDEVLIEEGTAKKASYNELQAEYRKCQQQIKELLKKFKEIQAQNVFLQNENQALKKNISALIKTARVEINRKDEEISNLHKRLSEFPNHRSMFTRAHLPESAKTKDSKFKPPDSSDSIKMEHRLQNDCSKDAYHSYSAHNTDTGKSGSEKRNTPYLPRYPPEELCSDGTHTCPLSYDPASNTDNRKERKEIKSNEQCSRGNVTKYKREVYQTTGNDGDSEEANSDPHQKLKTLPEKASKNELQEKSQSMKLKCSPSVERRVERGVSSCEKQTAGKDRFQTRGELYAYERLPNALIKDIKTHEEGEKHGGLKNKPNEKLQEHPRRSGRGSSPRLKNEHSKSLHESRKCHVEESRNVKHIDSKRDRGTDDHISREGKTSPSTLNSREHKYAHLKESSSRYEWETAHSKSERHRTEEKRKREDQDENRHFRNKKKLAKEFSQQSVKDSKKDTDVTRSERNKFCKLKETKKVTKSLKARKVPKTKRKHTGTKNKDLKLSFMEKLNLILSPTKKQCLSATNGLKRPSQKATDEAGTELTLQAELLDSAHTLDCGPTKQTHSTVQVLDTEAQSNMELALPVFVSCESKTLKVAAADPAQSEVLPAVAADELLSGTLPEAEVGHVQPQALPGAVEVLVPGEVQADMSEAAEVCDLVESEASVTAVAVTGLNHLESLPLEVTECENLPGTVDLMQDDNEAAAEMAQLEPASESVGALPESAAEKKEEDGIRLTADIESSAGQCGSQNLTLDDSEARSDLESSAVADGINETKPGSLMEVMRDNDNLAAETVTYPIEEKGICEMSMSTSQSLDRTMLTDKDEPLVDQNACDVEPDLTHTSTATASSLSGEMYTINKEKETNRVPVDDDSSILSIDLNHLRYIPKAISPLNSPMRPLAKALKMESPCKGLAKTYNKDLIPENTVVICPSKNLSKEVNKENQKPASMSDEHLEMESHLSISSDELEEGEIISSDEEKSKPERGSENTEKSRPKASSETRNPTRSPQNQNSKTVRCSEDNGKCVSVKVSTRKNRERHKSQTFRSSKDMKKNKTVSIACLEKIVNVIVEPSNIQEIMQMLRAVRKQMRKSYMKFKVHFPVQHFHRIIESGIINFTALIRYLNFSKMCTLGDTLKLSICDIIESKLKKVKKNAIVDRLFEQQVSDMKKQLWKFVDEQLDSLFEKIRRIIIKLCDVRNGSEEGMFERAGKQNHKIGHKNDVQRSRKKSLKPSSQKPEKQILDYQQAKCHHEKNKTGAPKTAFTKCLNSIDNTRNSQTKVNLSKENNLQGTLSPLKCVKYEKEGFQQSRDAHKSDLGYELLTEQQASSLTFNLVSDAQMGEIFKSLLQGSDLLEKNGVNISRNECEFRTPEKEFLDSHRCRSNTIELGQEVALKEACVESKPEEDINWSVVSPVRTPLLAARVQMPVDPDVLDESCMFEVSTNTISCKEDECNLQKNKSCISSILLEDLAVSLTIPSPLKSDAHLSFLKPENNSGSTPECVVSAHYSEDALLGEEDATEQDIHLALESDNSSSKSSCSSSWTSRPVAPGFQCRPSLPMQAVIMEKSNDHFIVKIRRAMPSALPASDHMTSVKEAQAFSAKIGKEEMRTGGKEKSSQSATAATVKETLKPGLVEMDQLPHVRAEQEQNCALPQALKESHNSTGKEETIRLLGHCRKPSNTESRDTESSDKSSEQSEAHKLKVSENVNEMRGRSQAASPAGCSTKSCIDLRDDTVSGTSCHAVEFRADNRTQETSTGNTEVSDKKELKECFDAYIDLTEELSSATVASECKLETKPTSKTDGGCQINTDDKTSKKRKKETVEENSNPKRQRKETESAGEGSDESNVKPEDTNSAGKQCSYKKNELQQNKDSAPLASSPSLPSLYAKNIIKKKGEVVVSWTRNDDREILLECQRKGPSSKTFISLATRLNKSPSQVSVRFKQLMKLFKKCTSK